From the Salarias fasciatus chromosome 5, fSalaFa1.1, whole genome shotgun sequence genome, the window CTGCAATTAAAAGCTTTTATACCATGCTCTTTTCCATCCGTTTTTACTTTCCCACCACTGTAATGctcattttaaaaagtcattcacTTCAAGTTTGGATGAAGTATAATGAGTGGCCCAAGTGATTATATGtaatgaatcttttttttttttaaatcgacCATTTATCCTGTTGATCCTGTTGGCATATTTTTCAAAGCAACCTGTGTTGAGTAAGCTAAACTCTCAGTTAAATGACTACTTTGACACTTTAAAGTTCATATTCATACTGACGAGGACCAGAGTTAATATCATTCGATCTTCTCCACACTGAGAAGTCAGCATGAAAACAAGTCAGCACATCTCTATTAACTTTATTTAAGTAtgaaaactgttgcattttcagttaaaATATTCAACGTTTTAACATAATACATCTTGTCATTTTATTGTACAGTGTGAACATATTATTTCTGTAACCTCTGATGGAGGAATACTCACTCGGTCCTTTAAGCACTAAACTTAAATAATTCTGtgcgtgtttctgtgtgtgtgtgtgagacatatGTTTCTAAAAAGAGGTATCGTCAAATCTTTAAATCAAGCTCTTTGCATTTTATCAAGCATATAAAATCTTGTCAGTCTGTGACACTTTGTATTGCAAACTACACAAAATCATAGACAAAGTATTGTAATCATTACTTCCATCATATACAGTAGTTAAATATATtccatttgaaattaaaaacacagataTAGAAGctagataaataaatatatactcCTGTTTTTACTGTAAGCTTGTGTGCTGTTGTAAATGCTAAGGCACCAGGGTTTGTGAAGAAACTTGGTGTATTTATGCATAATGGAACATAGAAAATGGCTCCCGGACTCGGAGGCCTGAAAGCCTAAAAGCACTTCCTGTTCTCACGTTACATGACGATGAAACGTTTCCACTGCTGCTGGTTCACAAgaactgtctgtctctgtgccTCTCCTGttaaataatgattaaaataaGTTTAAAGTTATCTCGTTATAtactgtctttctgtcttcatcttaaaagacaatcacacttctttcattcttttcagTACAGTACCAGCTGCAATAGTTTGTGTGTAAAGGACCAGTTCACCATCGTTACTTAGCTGCACTAAGAGACGGCATTCATAGAAAAAACCCTGTTCATTCCTGGTTATATGAATAAACTGTTCGATCATGACTCTGTGTTAAATGATCAATTCCGTTTTGACCAGAGTCGGCATGATTCCTCGTCACAGCGTGCTGTAGTAGTGTTAGGAACCGCAGGCGTGGTGCCGGGCAGCCCTGTGGTGTGTTTCCACTGAGGTGACACCACTCCCTTTACAATGACTGGTCTTCTGTGCACTCCTTCTCCcagacctcacacacacacacacacacacacatacacacacatgcacacacactgtcgcGTGTGATCTAGTGGCCTCCGGCAGCACGGCTGTTTCCTGATGTCCAGTCTATAAATATGAAGCTGAGACTCATCACCATGAAGGAGACGCCCAGAGCGGCGAAGCAGGCAGCCTGCGAAcgagaggaggaaacacaccgcatgttttgttttacagCTTAATTCATCATTTTATCATCCATCTCCTGAGATTAACTTGAGCCTGGCTTCATCGTATTGCAAAGCCTCACCAGTATCTTTGGAACGGAGGTCATGGGTTCACGCTCTTTAGGAACGATGCGGATGTAGAAGACGGCGGGGAAGATGAAGATGAGGCAGGGGGCGGACGTGGCGCCTGAAGGAACAGAGACCAACAGTGTTTGCTCTCTTCTTTCTTGATACATGAGAATCCCTCAGTCCCTCAGTAATCAGGTGTAGTTTCATACCACGTTCCGTTTCCttcttttacatttatttttttttcacttcctcCCTGATGcattaatgtttattttattacagaaaCTCCAATGGCGGCTCAAACAGCTCGGAGCTACGTCGCGTCAGCGTCCCTCCTCATGCCTccgtgcttgtgtgtgtatttaaggCAGCCTGGTATGTCCTCCCACACATGTACATAAACGCATCCACATGTTTGTCGACGCAGAAACCTTTGAAGCCGCTTTGAAGATATCCCCGGCGCTCCtttacaaaatgttttctactaccacctctgacctctggaacaTGGCCTCCGAGCTGAGGACAAAGTGTGGCGATAATATTGACTCTCGCTGTCAGTTTATCCCCGAGCAAACACGCCTTTTAGTTTTGCTTTTATGATTTACTGATGTATGGAGCAGTATTCCTGAAACAACAGGCGCAACAGGAAGATTCCGTTTCACGGCATAAGTCACCAGAATGCTGAAGGAACTTCATTTTTGATCAGTTTCAGGTTAAAGCTTATGAGATCGACATTACGGCCGTGTGCGAAGCGATCCACTGACCAATGATGCCGAAGATGCCCAGAATATTGGGAGCGAAGATCACCAGCATGTTGATGAAAGTGAGCAGAACCAGGGCGATGGCGATGTGGCGTATCCAGTTGAAAGACTTTGTGGGGAACAGCATATGCAGGATGGCTCTCCGCACCTGCACAAGTACATCGATTTTAGAAGATAATGGCAAATCATACTGagcgtgagaaaaaaaaagagtaaaggtTTGAACGTACAGGGAACAACACGATGGGGACAGTGAGAGTGACGGCGGTGAGGACGGCCACCCGCACACACAGGATCAAAGTGTCATAAGGATCGATCCGGGCGTAAGTGTGCAGCAGTTCAGGCTCCACTTTGTCTGTTcgagaataaaaacacacacacacacacaaaccagaatGAATATGTGTAAAAAGTCATTCATTTATCCTTTATACACGGTTTATCCAGGCCACAGTGGAAGGAGCTTCCCTCAGATGACTCTGAGCGTCTTGTAACCTAAACACGCTAGACTTTAATCAACCTCAAAATCATGTGTTTGAAGACAAAAAAGATTCCAAAGAGTTCAAACTCATTCTTCATTGCTGTGAGACGACGACTCGACCCACTGATCCACTGTGCTCATGTGAGCGTCTCACTGAATTACTGACAGTCGTCACCTCAAACCTTCTCCACAAGAGGGAGTTTGGTCTCTAGATAATATAAAACCAGTTTATTATCCTACAAAGTTCAACAAGTGTTTTCACCACATAGTAGAGAAAGCCTGTAACCATGACAACAGCAAATCATTTCATCACTGAAACATGTTCAGAGGAAATTCAACACAAAAACGGCTTCAGAATTTCTTGTAAAAGGGGATTTTGAATTTTCATGAATTTATCCCTACGTCTTTTCTATTTACTTTAAAGCCATGTCAACACAGCAAACTGTTTCCCACCTTAATAATTTCACCGTCTACTGAACATGTAATTGGGACATTAGCGCTCACACCCTGGCAGTGAAAAGGTAAACAGAGGAGGTGGCGGGGACGACGGCTCTCACCATAAAAGGTCAAGTAGCCAAAGAGAGCTGCCAGGAAGTACATGGAGTACATCACAAAGATGGAGAGATTGGACACCTTCTGCATCTTCTTCTTGGACGGGCTGAAACGAGAGCGCTGAACGTCACGCCGCTGCCGCGTTTATTTTGCACCGGCGTGTGGTCAGACACCACGGGCTGCCGAGGCGGTGACTCACTTGCGTAGCTCGGTGTAAATGGGCAGGACCTCAGGGTggcaaacaaaagcaaatgcCAGGATGGGGATGGTGTAGGCGGTCTGTGGAGAGGCACATAAACGCGTGACTTTCTATGATTAGGAGTTTCCAAAGCAAAGCAAGGTGAAGTGAAGATTGGAGAATCGAGACGGGAAGCGTTTCCGACTCACCTGTGAGTTGATGGTGAACATTCGCGGGCTGCAGTGGGAGTCGTCGTGCTCGTGGACCAGGCTGCGGTTGAACTCATGGCTGTGGTCGGAGACGTTTAGACTGGCGTGGGTACTGTTGGCCGAAAAC encodes:
- the slc38a3b gene encoding sodium-coupled neutral amino acid transporter 3, with protein sequence MEPSQSETNILSNGKSHDLVDDLGVPLKTLLEEDQNGTQTVRFDDPDGGLENEEFLPSVDGKKPPRFTDFEGKTSFGMSVFNLGNAIMGSGILGLAYAMANTGILLFLFLLTAVAALSSYSIHLLLKSSGIVGIRAYEQLGFRAFGTPGKMAAGIAITLQNIGAMSSYLYIVKSELPLVIQAFLKVEPDSDLWYVNGNYLVIMVSASIILPLALMKQLGYLGYTSGFSLSCMVFFLSAVSYKKFQIPCPFEEFSANSTHASLNVSDHSHEFNRSLVHEHDDSHCSPRMFTINSQTAYTIPILAFAFVCHPEVLPIYTELRNPSKKKMQKVSNLSIFVMYSMYFLAALFGYLTFYDKVEPELLHTYARIDPYDTLILCVRVAVLTAVTLTVPIVLFPVRRAILHMLFPTKSFNWIRHIAIALVLLTFINMLVIFAPNILGIFGIIGATSAPCLIFIFPAVFYIRIVPKEREPMTSVPKILAACFAALGVSFMVMSLSFIFIDWTSGNSRAAGGH